In Streptomyces rapamycinicus NRRL 5491, the genomic stretch AGATCGCTCAGCTGGAGAAGAACCTCGGCCTGACCCTGTTCGAGCGCAGCCAGCAGCGCATCCGGCTCACCCGCGACGGTGCGATCTTCCTCGGGGAGGCCCGGGCGCTGCTGCGCCACGCCGACCGGCTGGAGAACCTGGGCCGTCGGCTGGGCAGGGGCGAGGAGGGCGGGCTGTGCATCGGCTACGTGGCCGACGCCATGCACACCGGTGTGCTCCCGGGTGCGCTGCGCCGGCTCCAGGAGGAGAGCCCCGGCATCCATGTCGCGCTGTACAGCATGGCCGCGGCCGAGCAGTTCGAGGGGCTGCGCCAGCGCAGCCTGGACATCGCCCTGGTGCGGGAGGAGCCGGGCCGCGACGACCCCGTGCTGCGGGCCGCGCCGCTGCTGGAGGACCCGTTGCTGCTGGTCCTTCCGGCGGGCCACCCGCTGGCCGCGCGCGAGACGATCTCGGCGAAGGATCTGGACGGACAGCCGTGGATCGCGGTCGAGGAGCCGGGCGACCCGGCGTGGCGGGACACGTTCGTCGCCTCGTGTGTGGCCTCGGGCTTCACCCCCGACATCCGGCTCGACGCGGCGGATCCCCTGACGGCACTCGGCCTGGTGGCCTCCGGCCTCGGGCTGGCGCTGGTGCAGAAGAGCATGGTGCGCGGTGCCACGGAGGCCGTGGCCGTGCGCACACTGCCCTGGCATGAGGCATCCGTCCACCTGTGGGCCGTCTGGCACCACGTCGATCTGCGGCCGGTCGTCGCCTCGTTCCGCGAGACGGTGCTGTCGGACGAGCGGGAGATGGCCGCGGCGCCGCCGGCCGGTGGCCTCGCCTCCGGGGTGTGAGGTCAGCCGGGGAGCTCACACCCCGGAATGGGGGGCTCACACCCCGGAATTCGGAGTGACGAGGCGTCAAGGGGCGACGCCTCCAACGAGGCCACGGCCGCGACCAGGGTGGTGAGCCTCGGGTCCCGCGCCGCCAGGTCGAGCGCCTCGCGCAGGGCGCCTTCGTACGTCGGCCGGGCCTGGCCGAGCAGGAGCAGTCCGGCCTCGGTGACATTGGTGTAGATCCCGCGCCGGTCGGTGGGGCACAGGTAGCGGGAGAGGAGTTCGCGGTCCTCGAGCCGGGCGACCAGGCGGGTGGTGGCGCTCTGGCTGAGGGCGACCGCGTCGGCCACCTGCTTCATCTGCAGATGGCCGTTGTCCCCGTCGTGCTGTCGGCTCAGGACGTCCAGGACCGCGTACTCGCGGGCACTGAGCCCATGGCTGGTGTGGAGCACCCCCTCGAGATGCGTCTCGATCCTGCTGTGCAGCAGTGACAGGGCGCACCAGCTCTGGGCGAGGGGGGTGGCGACGAGGTCCGGTGTGGTCATGGGCGGTGTGGTCATGGGTGCCTCCTGATGCGGGGTGGGGCGGGGCCCGGTCGGGGGTCCGCGGCGGCGACGGTGACGTGATACACAGCATGAGCAATATAGCGCGCTTGCAATTACTGCGTCTGCAAGTATTGTGGATGCTCGTAAAGGGCGGTAGCAATCACTTGGAGTGAACTTTCATGCCCATCGCACTGCTGGCCCTCGCCATCGGGGCCTTCGGGATCGGAACCACCGAGTTCGTGATCATGGGCCTGCTGCCCGAGGTCGCCGGGGACTTCGATGTGTCCATCCCCACCGCCGGGTTCCTGGTGACCGGCTACGCGCTCGGCGTCGTGGTCGGCGCGCCGCTGATGACCGCGCTCGGTACGAAGATCTCCCGCAAGCGCATGCTGATGCTGCTGATGGGGCTGTTCGTGGTGGGCAATCTGCTCTCCGCGGTCGCCCCCGCCTTCGGCGTGATGGCCGTGGGGCGGATCGTCGCCTCCTTCGCGCACGGCGCGTTCTTCGGCATCGGATCGGTCGTCGCGGCCGACCTGGTCGCGCCCGAGAAGAAGGCCGGAGCCATCTCGATGATGTTCACCGGCCTGACCATCGCCAACGTCGTCGGCGTGCCGCTGGGCACCTCGATCGGCCAGTCGCTGGGGTGGCGGACCACCTTCTTCCTCGTCGCGGCGCTCGGCGTGATCGGCCTGGCGGGCATCGCCAAGCTCGTTCCCGACATCCCCAAGCCGGAGGGTGTGCACCTGATCCATGAACTGGCGGCCTTCCGCAACGCACAGGTGCTGCTTGCCATGGCGATGACCGTGCTCGGCTTCGGCGGTGTCTTCGCCGCCATCACCTACATCGCGCCGATGATGACCGAGGTCGCGGGCTTCGCGGACTCCTCCGTCACCTGGCTGCTGGTCCTCTTCGGCCTCGGCATGGTCGGCGGCAACCTCCTCGGCGGCCGGTTCGCCGACCGGGCGCTGATGCCGATGCTGTACGTGTCGCTGGGCGCCCTCGCGCTGGTCCTGGCCGCGTTCACCTT encodes the following:
- a CDS encoding MFS transporter is translated as MPIALLALAIGAFGIGTTEFVIMGLLPEVAGDFDVSIPTAGFLVTGYALGVVVGAPLMTALGTKISRKRMLMLLMGLFVVGNLLSAVAPAFGVMAVGRIVASFAHGAFFGIGSVVAADLVAPEKKAGAISMMFTGLTIANVVGVPLGTSIGQSLGWRTTFFLVAALGVIGLAGIAKLVPDIPKPEGVHLIHELAAFRNAQVLLAMAMTVLGFGGVFAAITYIAPMMTEVAGFADSSVTWLLVLFGLGMVGGNLLGGRFADRALMPMLYVSLGALALVLAAFTFTAHNKVAAAVSIALVGALGFATVPPLQKRVLDHAAGAPTLASAVNIGAFNLGNALSAWLGGLVISAGLGYTAPNWVGAILAGSALVLAVLSAALERRDARRGHDGATTGPAPAFTGRH
- a CDS encoding LysR substrate-binding domain-containing protein, whose protein sequence is MLDLRQLRYFCAVAETEHVGRAAEQLHISQSPLSRQIAQLEKNLGLTLFERSQQRIRLTRDGAIFLGEARALLRHADRLENLGRRLGRGEEGGLCIGYVADAMHTGVLPGALRRLQEESPGIHVALYSMAAAEQFEGLRQRSLDIALVREEPGRDDPVLRAAPLLEDPLLLVLPAGHPLAARETISAKDLDGQPWIAVEEPGDPAWRDTFVASCVASGFTPDIRLDAADPLTALGLVASGLGLALVQKSMVRGATEAVAVRTLPWHEASVHLWAVWHHVDLRPVVASFRETVLSDEREMAAAPPAGGLASGV
- a CDS encoding MarR family winged helix-turn-helix transcriptional regulator, translated to MTTPDLVATPLAQSWCALSLLHSRIETHLEGVLHTSHGLSAREYAVLDVLSRQHDGDNGHLQMKQVADAVALSQSATTRLVARLEDRELLSRYLCPTDRRGIYTNVTEAGLLLLGQARPTYEGALREALDLAARDPRLTTLVAAVASLEASPLDASSLRIPGCEPPIPGCELPG